A window of Salmo trutta chromosome 5, fSalTru1.1, whole genome shotgun sequence contains these coding sequences:
- the LOC115194177 gene encoding solute carrier family 2, facilitated glucose transporter member 4 gives MPPGFQQLGGETVTGTLALSVFTAVLGSFQFGYNIGVINAPQKIIEADYNATWVHRYGEPIPTATLTTLWSLSVAIFSIGGMISSFCVGVISEWLGRRKAMLINNLFAFIGGGLMGMAKISRSFEMMILGRFVIGAYCGLASGLVPMYVGEIAPTSLRGALGTLHQLAIVTGILIAQVLGLESLLGSEELWPVLVGVTVLPTVLQMALLPFCPESPRFLYIIRCQEHHAKSGLRRLTGRQEVGDMLAEMKEEKRRMDMERKVSIAELFRSPMYRQPIIIAILLQLSQQLSGVNAIFYYSTSIFQKAGVQSPVYATIGAGVVNCAFTVVSLFLVERTGRRTLHMLGLSGMCGCAIVMTIALALLDSVPWMSYISMLAIFGFVAFFEVGPGPIPWFFVAELFSQGPRPAAMAVAGFSNWTANFIIGFGFQYLAELCGPYVFLIFAVLLLFFLIFTFFRVPETRGKTFDQISTSFSQHPPAMMDLDMELGKRSTELDYLGGEGSLD, from the exons ATGCCGCCTGGGTTTCAGCAACTTGGAGGGGAG ACAGTGACTGGAACCCTTGCTCTCTCGGTGTTCACTGCTGTATTGGGCTCCTTTCAGTTTGGATACAATATCGGCGTCATCAATGCACCTCAGAAG ATCATTGAGGCGGACTACAATGCTACATGGGTGCACCGGTATGGAGAGCCCATTCCCACCGCTACACTCACCACTCTGTGGTCACTGTCGGTAGCCATCTTCTCTATAGGAGGCATGATCTCTTCCTTCTGTGTGGGCGTCATCTCAGAATGGCTGGGCAG gaggaaagccATGCTCATAAACAACTTGTTTGCCTTCATCGGAGGAGGTTTGATGGGCATGGCCAAAATCAGCCGGTCCTTTGAGATGATGATCCTGGGACGCTTCGTCATCGGTGCATACTGTG GGTTGGCATCAGGGCTAGTGCCCATGTATGTGGGGGAGATAGCGCCTACAAGTCTACGAGGTGCTTTGGGCACGCTCCACCAGTTGGCGATCGTCACAGGGATTCTCATAGCACAG GTCCTAGGTCTGGAGTCTTTGCTGGGCAGTGAGGAGTTGTGGCCAGTGCTGGTGGGTGTGACCGTTCTGCCCACTGTCCTGCAGATGGCGCTGCTGCCCTTCTGCCCCGAGAGCCCTCGTTTTCTCTACATCATCCGCTGCCAGGAGCACCACGCCAAGAGCG GCTTGAGGAGGCTGACCGGGAGGCAGGAGGTGGGGGATATGCTGGCGGAGatgaaggaggagaagaggaggatggacATGGAGAGGAAGGTGTCCATCGCAGAGCTCTTCCGCTCCCCCATGTACCGGCAGCCCATCATCATCGCCATCCTGCTGCAGCTCTCACAACAGCTCTCTGGGGTCAACGCT ATCTTCTACTACTCCACCAGTATTTTCCAGAAGGCAGGGGTCCAGAGCCCCGTCTACGCCACTATAGGAGCCGGCGTGGTCAACTGTGCCTTCACTGTGGTCTCG CTCTTCCTGGTGGAGAGGACGGGCCGCCGGACACTACACATGCTGGGGCTGTCCGGAATGTGTGGCTGTGCCATTGTCATGACGATAGCGCTCGCCTTATTG GACAGTGTTCCCTGGATGAGCTACATCAGCATGCTGGCCATCTTTGGCTTCGTGGCCTTCTTTGAGGTGGGGCCTGGCCCCATCCCCTGGTTCTTTGTGGCTGAGCTCTTCTCCCAAGGCCCCAGGCCCGCTGCGATGGCCGTGGCCGGATTCTCCAACTGGACGGCCAACTTCATTATTGGCTTTGGCTTCCAGTATCTCGCT GAGCTTTGTGGGCCTTATGTCTTCCTCATCTTCGCAGtgctccttctcttcttcctcatCTTCACCTTCTTCCGGGTGCCGGAGACACGGGGCAAGACGTTCGACCAGATCTCCACCTCCTTCAGCCAGCACCCGCCTGCCATGATGGACCTGGACATGGAGCTGGGCAAGCGGAGTACAGAGCTGGACTACCTGGGGGGGGAGGGAAGCCTTGACTAA